Part of the Jatrophihabitans sp. GAS493 genome, ACCAGCGTGCTCGCCGCCGGTTGGCCGGAGACCGTCCCGGCGACCACCATCGACCGGCAGTGCGGCTCGTCGCAGCAGGCGATCCACTTCGCCGCGCAGTCGGTGATGGCCGGCGTCAATGACGTGGTGGTGGCTGCGGGGGTCGAGTGCATGAGCACGGTCCCGATGTTCTCCAACGCGCCCGGCGGAGACATCCGAGAGGTGTACGGCCCCGCGGCCCAGGCCCGGTACAGCGACCGCAGCGCCTACGGCTACAGCGGGCTCGTCCCCCAGGGCATCTCCGCCGAGCTCATCGCCGATCGTTGGGGGTTGACCCGCGAGGAACTGGACGCCTACGGCCTGCAGAGCCAGCGGCGGGCCGCCACCGCGCGCGACGAGGGGCGCTTCGCCCGCGAGATCATCCCGGTGGTGCGCAAGCACCGTGACCTGGAGACCGGCGAGATCAAGGTCCTCGACGGACTGCTGGGCGAGGACGAGTGCATCCGCGCGACATCGGCCGAAGCGCTGGCCGCACTCAAGCCGTCATTCATACCCGAAGGGCGCGTCACCGCCGGCAATGCCTCGCAGATCGTGGATGGAGCGGCCGCCGTGCTCATCATGAGCGCGCAGCGCGCCCGTGACCTCGGCCTGCGGCCGCGTGCGGTGATCCGGCAGATGACCGTCGTCGGTGCCGATCCGGTGGAGATGCTCTCGGCGCCGATTCCGGCGACGCGGCGCTGCCTGCAGCGGGCCGGACTCAGCGTGGAGGAGATCGACCTCTTCGAGGTGAACGAGGCCTTCGCCCCGGTGGTTCTTGCCTGGCAGCGCGAGCTCGGCGCCGACCCGGCGAAGGTGAACGTCAACGGCGGTGGCATCTCGTTGGGACACCCGCTCGGCGCGTCCGGCGCCAAGCTGATGGTCACGCTGCTGCACGAGCTGGAGCGAACCGGAGGCCGCTTCGGCCTGCAGACCATGTGCGAAGGCGGCGGCATGGCCAACGCCACCCTTATCGAGGTGCTCACGTGACGGCGACGCTCTCGACCTCGGTGGACGGTCTGCGCGAGGAGCGCATCGGCGCTACCGTCGTCTTCACCCTGGACCGCCCGAAGTCCCGGAATGCCATCGACATCGCGCTGGCCCGGCGTATCGAAGCACGACTGGACGCGGTGGAGGCTGACGTCTCGGTGCGAGCCATCGTGCTGGCCGGCTCGCCTCCGGTCTTCTGCGCCGGAGCCGACCTCACGGTCATCAACGAAGGCCGCATCTCGGAGCTGAGCACCGAACGGGGCGGCTTCGCCGGCCTGGTCAAGCGTGAGCGCAGGCTGCCCCTCATCGCCGCCGTTGAGGGAGCGGCCCTGGCCGGTGGCTGCGAACTCGTGCTGGCCGCCGACCTCGTCGTCGCCTCCGAGACGGCGATATTTGGGCTCCCCGAAGTGAAGCGCTGCCTCGTCGCCGGTGCCGGCGGCCTATTCCGCCTCGGCCGGAAGATGCCGCTGAACATCGCCATGGAGTGCGTGCTGACCGGCGATCCAATCAGTGCGAAACGGGCCGCGGCCTTCGGGCTGGTCAATGTCCTCAGCGAACCCGGCGACGCGTTGGCGCAAGCCGTCGCGTTGGCTGAGGCGATCAGCGCGAACGCTCCGATCGCCGTGCAGGAATCCCGCGCAGCCGTTCTCGCCACCACCTACGCCGACGACGAGTCGGCTTGGGTGCGCTCGGCGCAGGCGATGGATCGCGTGCTGGCGAGCGAGGACGTCGGTGAGGGTGTCCGCGCTTTCCTGGAGAAGCGGCCGCCGCAGTGGAGCGGGCGATGACGGCGACGACCGACCTGACCGGACAGGTCGCGGTGGTCACGGGTGCCTCCAGTGGGCTGGGGCGCCACTTCGCAGTGGTACTGGCCGACGCCGGTGCCACCGTGGTCGCGGCCGCTCGACGCCTGGATCGCCTGGAGGAGTTGGCTGCCTCGCACACCGGCATCGTCGCCCAGCAGTGCGACGTGACCAACTCAGCGGACTGTGCAGCCCTGATCCAACGGGCTACGGAACTGGGCGGCGTCGACATCCTGGTCAACAACGCCGGCTGGGCCGACCCGCAGCCCGCACTTGAGCAGCCAGTTGAATCCTTCCGCAAAACACTGGACATCGACCTGACGGCCACCTTCGAGCTGAGCGCCGCCGCTGCCCGCTCGATGATCCCGCGCGGTGGCGGCAGCATCGTCAACATCGCCTCCGTCCTCGGTCTGGTCGCAGCCGCGCCGATCACCCAGGCCGCCTACTGTGCCGCAAAAGGTGGGGTAATCAGTCTCACCCGCCAGCTGGCCTGCGAGTGGGCCGCCCAGGGAGTGCGAGTGAATGCGATCGCGCCCGGGTGGTTTCCGAGCGAGCTCACCGACGAGATGCTCGCCACCGAGAGCTCGCGGCGCTGGATCGAACGCAATACCCCAATGGGACGCCCGGGGCGCCCGGCGGAACTATCAGGACCGCTCCTTCTGCTCGCGGGGCCGGCCGGCGCCTTCATCACCGGCCAGACCCTCGCCGTAGACGGCGGTTGGACAGCACGATGAATCGACAGGATCAAGCTCATGGCCGTTGACCGAGACCTCTTCGACGAGACCCACGAGGCGTTTCGAGACAGCTTCCGCAAGTTCGTCCGCGCCGAGATCGTCCCCCACCACGACAAGTGGGAGGAGGCCGGCGTGGTCGACCGATCGATGTTCCTGGCCGCCGGCGAACTCGGCTTCCTCGGCATGGCTGTCCCCGCGGAGTACGGCGGTTCGGGCGAGCCCGACTTCCGCTACAACGTCATCATCTCCGAGGAACTCCAACGGGCGAACGTCATCGGCTCGGGCATGTGCATCACCCTGCACAACGACATCGTGCTGCCCTACCTGCTCTCGGCGACGAACGAGGAGCAGCGGAGGAGGTGGCTGCCCGGGATGGTCACCGGCGAGCGGATGGGCGCGATCTCGATGACCGAGCCGGGTGCGGGCTCCGACCTCGCGTCGATCCGTACGACGGCCCGCCTCGACGGCGACGTCTTCATGGTCAACGGATCGAAGACCTTCGTTACCAACGGGCTCAACGCTGATGTGATCGTCGTGGCGGTGAAGACCGATCCTGCGCTGCGTCACAAGGGCATCAGCCTGATCGTCGTGGAGGAGGGGACCCCTGGCCTGCAGCGCGGGCGTCGCCTCGAGAAGATCGGCCTGAAGAGCCAGGACACCGCGGAACTCTTCTTCGACGACGCGGCCGTTCCGGTCGCGAATCTCCTGGGAGCTGAGGGCAGCGGCTTCGGGCTGCTCATGCAGAACCTGGCTCAGGAGCGGCTGGCCCTGTCGGTCTCGGCGCTCGCCGGTTCGCGCATCGTGCTGGAGTGGACGCTGGAATACTGCCGAAACCGCGAGGCCTTCGGCGAGCGGCTCTCCTCCTTCCAGAACACCCGGTTCGTGCTGGCTGAGCTGGTTACCGCAACCGAGGTGGCTCAGGTCTACCTCGACTACCTGATCCGCCGGCACCTGCGCGATGAGCTGAGTGCCGAGGACGCGGCCAAGGCGAAGTGGTGGACCACCCAGCTGCAGCAGGATGTCGTGAACCGCTGCCTGCAGCTGCATGGCGGCTATGGCTTCATGCACGAGACGCCGGTGGCTCGCGCCTTCCTCGATGCCCGCGTGCAGACCATCTACGGCGGAACCAACGAGATCATGAAGGAGATCATCGGACGGTCCCTGGACAAGCCGGCCGCCTCCCGCCGGAGTGGATCATGAGCACCGACGTCAGTCGCGATGCAGTCGACGTCAGGCGCTCCGGGGATGTCGTCACGATCACCTTGAATCGTCCGGCGAAACGCAATGCGATGACCGACGAGATGTGGCAGCGACTCGAACTGACCCTGACCGAGCTGCAGAACGACACCAGCGCTCGCGTCGTCGTCCTGGCCGGGGCCGGTGGGGCCTTCTGCGGCGGCTCCGACGTCACCGGACTCCTCGACGACCTCGACGCCCTCCCGGAACGGATGCGCGTCTCCAACCGATGCGTCCAAGCGGTGCACGACCTACCGATCCCCACGATCGCCCTCGTCGACGGCGTTGCCGCCGGCTCCGGCGTGAACCTGGCACTGGCCTGCGATTTCGTGTTGGCGACGGACCGAGCCCAGTTCGCCCAACTCTTCATCCGGCGCGGACTCTCCCTGGACAGCGGGGCCAGCTGGCTGCTGCCCCGGCTGGTCGGGGATCGACGGGCCCGTCAGCTGGCACTCCTGGGCGACGCGCTGGACGCTCCGACCGCGCTGGCCTGGGGAATGGTGAACGAGGTCGTCGAACCGCAGCACCTCGCCACCGCCACGGCCGCCCTCGTCGATCGGCTGTGTCGCTGCGCGCCGCGGGCCGTGGCCGGAACGAAGGCGCTGCTCAACCAGGCCTGGGAGGTCCCGCTGGCCGAGGCTCTGGAGGCGGAGATCACGAACCAGGTGACGGTCATCAACTCACCCGAGGCGCAGGCCTCGATCTCGGCCTTCCGCCGGAAGTCCGACGTCAGCTCGACCCCAGACGCGAAGTTCAGTTCAGAAGGAGATTGCAATGCAGTTGGCCGGTAGTTCAGCGATAGTCACCGGGGGCGGTTCGGGCCTCGGTGAAGCCACCTGTCGGATCCTGGCCGGCAACGGCCTCCAGGTGACCGTCCTCGACCTGGACGTCAAGGGGGGCACCCGCGTCGCCGGCGAGATCGGCGGCCAGTTCGTCGCCGCCGACGTCACCAGCCCCGAGCAGGTGATCGACGCCGTCGACGCGGCCGTCGAGCGGGCCCCGCTGCGCGTCGTGGTGAACTGCGCCGGTGTCCCCAGCCTGGCCCGTACCGTCGGCCGGGACGGCAACTACGCCTCCGCCCATGACCTCGACGCCTTCCGTCGAGTCGTCGAGATCAACCTGATCGGCACCTTCAACGTGGTGCGCCTGGCCGCGACCGCGATGTCGCACAACGAGCCGAATGCGGACGGGGAGCGGGGCGTCGTCATCAACACGACGTCGGTCGCCGCCTTCGAGGGGCAGGTCGGTCAGGTCGCCTATAGCGCGTCGAAAGGTGGCATCGTGGGCCTGACCCTGCCGCTGGCGCGTGACCTCGCGGTGGTCGGCGTCCGGGTCAACACCATCGCCCCGGGGCTCATCGAGACCCCGATCTACGGCAGTGGTGCCGAAGCTGAGGCGTTCAAGAGCGGGCTGGCCAAGGATGTCGTCTTCCCGAAGCGCCTCGGCCGACCGGAGGAGTTCGGGCGGCTGGCGTGGGAGATGATCAGCAATGGCTATCTGAATGGTGAGGTGATCCGGCTCGACGCCGGCGTTCGCCTCCCCCCGAAATGACAGATGCGGAGCCTTTGATGAGTACCGACAGCGGGATTCGCGCCGCGATGCGCGTCTTTATCGACGAAGAGGTGATCCCGGCCGAGCGTGAGCTCCGGGCACGTGACGATAACTCGGCCCAGGTGCTGGCGCGACTGCAGCGTAGCGCCAAGGCTCAGGGGCTCTGGGCGCTCGGGCACCCGACCGAGATCGGCGGCGGCGGGATGGGCTTCTACGACTTCGCGCTGGTCAACGAGATCATCGGGCGCTCCAGCTTCGGCCAACTGGCGGCCGGAACGCTCAGCATGCAGGACTCGATCATGCTGCACCGTTTCGGCAGCTCGTCGCAGCGGCAGCGATGGCTCGAACCTCTGGTCGCCGGCGAGATCCTGCCCAGCACCGGGATGACCGAGCCCGAAGTGGCCGGCTCCGATCCGACGCTGATCCAGGCGACAGCCCGTCTCGACGGCGACGAGTGGGTCATCGACGCGCACAAGTGGTTCACCACGGGCGGCGCGAGCGCGGCCTTCACCACCATCTTCGCCCGCACCGAGTCGGCGGATGTCGAGGCCCACCGGGCGCTGTCGGCGATCATCGTGCCGGTCGGCACCCCCGGCATGGAACTCGTCCGCGTCCTGAAGACGATGGGCTCGACCGACGGCGAGCACTGCGAAATCCAGCTCACCGGCGTGCGGGTTCCGGCCGAGAACCTGCTCGGCGAGCGTGGGGAGGGCTTCAGCGTCGGGCAGACGCGGCTGGGTCCGGGCCGGATCTTTCACTGCATGCGCTGGCTGGGTCAGGCTCAGCGGGCCTTCGAGCTCATGTGCGAGCGAGCCAAACACCGCTACGCACACGGCTCGTTGCTGTCGGAGAAGGGCGAGATCCAGCGCTACATCGCTGAGTCGGCCGCCCAGATTCACGCGGCCCGTTTGATGATTCTCGACGCCGCACGGCAGTACGACCTGGACGGGCAGGCTCGCGTGCAGATAAGCATCGTGAAGTTCTGGGCCGCGCAGATGCTGCACGACGTGATCGATCGGGCCATCCAGGTCCACGGCGCGCTCGGCGTCACCGATGACACCCCGCTCGAGCAGATGTACCGGGAGGCGCGGTATGCACGTATCTATGACGGCCCGGACGAGGTGCATCGCATGGTGGTGGCCCGTCGATTGCTGAAGGACCCGTCGTCGGCGCCCTGGCTGCAGTCCGACGGCCATGCCTGACCCGGCCTCGGTGACCGCGCTACAGCGTGCGCTGGAGCAGCGCCTCGAACTGCGCTGGGGGTCGGCGGTGGGCATCGACGGGCTGGCCGAACTGGCCGGGGGCGCCAGCCGCCAGACCACCCGGTTCGTCGCCCGAACCGGCACCGGCGAAAGGGCACTGGTGCTGCGCCGGGATCTCGCCGGGGCGGCCGGGGCGGCCGAGATGAACCGGGAGGCCGAGGCGATGGCCGCTGCGGCCAAGGTCGGGGTACCGGTCCCCGAGATCGTCGACAGCGGCGCCGATCTGCTCGGAACGCCGTTCATCGTGATGGGCTACGTCGAGGGCGAGTCGATCCCGCGTCGGTTGCTGCGCGAGGAGACCTTCGCCGCCATCCGTCCCACCATGGCCCACGAGCTGGGACGGCTGGCCGCGCGAATTCACACCATGTCGCTGGCCGAGGCGCCGAGCCTGCAGCGCCCCGATCCGCTGGCCATGCTGCGGCAACTCTCCGAGCGCTACGACGAACCTCGCCCCACCGTTGAGTTGGCCCTGCACTGGCTGCAGACGAACCGGTCGCCCGCGACCGTCGATACGGTCGTGCACGGCGACCTTCGCAACGGCAACATCCTGGTTGGCCCAGACGGCATCCGTGGCGTCCTGGACTGGGAGCTGGTGCACCGCGGTGACCCGGTCGAAGATCTGGGCTGGCTCTGCGTCAAGGCCTGGCGCTTCGGATCTGCCGAGGCGGTCGGTGGGTTCGGTAGCCGGCAGCAGTTGCTCGACGGCTACGCGTCGGTGGCCGGCTGGCGCCCGACCGAAGCGCAGCTGCACTGGTGGGAGGTCTACGGCCACCTGCACTGGGTGCTGCTGTGCCGGCTGCAGGCAGCCATTCACCTGCACGGGAAACGGGATTCTCTCGAACATGCGGTGATCGGCCGGCGCGTCTGCGAGGCCGAGTTCGATCTGCTGCTGAGTCTCGGGCTGGCCGAGCCGGTGGCCCAGGTCGATCCCTTGGACGGGGTCGAGGAACTGGCGACGCTCACTCGCGCCGCGACTCCCCACGACGCCCCGGATGCCGACCACCTGCTGGCCGTGGTGCAGCGCTTCCTCTCCGAAGGTTCCCCCACTCATACCGATGGGCCGCAGCGCTTCCTGGCCCGGGTTGCGGCGAACGCGATTCGGATCGCCCGGCGGGAACTACTGCTGCAGCAGGGGCAGGGCGAGGAGCATCGGCGCCGCCTCAACTCGCTGGGGTTCGCCGACGAT contains:
- a CDS encoding acyl-CoA dehydrogenase family protein, with product MAVDRDLFDETHEAFRDSFRKFVRAEIVPHHDKWEEAGVVDRSMFLAAGELGFLGMAVPAEYGGSGEPDFRYNVIISEELQRANVIGSGMCITLHNDIVLPYLLSATNEEQRRRWLPGMVTGERMGAISMTEPGAGSDLASIRTTARLDGDVFMVNGSKTFVTNGLNADVIVVAVKTDPALRHKGISLIVVEEGTPGLQRGRRLEKIGLKSQDTAELFFDDAAVPVANLLGAEGSGFGLLMQNLAQERLALSVSALAGSRIVLEWTLEYCRNREAFGERLSSFQNTRFVLAELVTATEVAQVYLDYLIRRHLRDELSAEDAAKAKWWTTQLQQDVVNRCLQLHGGYGFMHETPVARAFLDARVQTIYGGTNEIMKEIIGRSLDKPAASRRSGS
- a CDS encoding acyl-CoA dehydrogenase family protein; the encoded protein is MSTDSGIRAAMRVFIDEEVIPAERELRARDDNSAQVLARLQRSAKAQGLWALGHPTEIGGGGMGFYDFALVNEIIGRSSFGQLAAGTLSMQDSIMLHRFGSSSQRQRWLEPLVAGEILPSTGMTEPEVAGSDPTLIQATARLDGDEWVIDAHKWFTTGGASAAFTTIFARTESADVEAHRALSAIIVPVGTPGMELVRVLKTMGSTDGEHCEIQLTGVRVPAENLLGERGEGFSVGQTRLGPGRIFHCMRWLGQAQRAFELMCERAKHRYAHGSLLSEKGEIQRYIAESAAQIHAARLMILDAARQYDLDGQARVQISIVKFWAAQMLHDVIDRAIQVHGALGVTDDTPLEQMYREARYARIYDGPDEVHRMVVARRLLKDPSSAPWLQSDGHA
- a CDS encoding phosphotransferase family protein, which encodes MPDPASVTALQRALEQRLELRWGSAVGIDGLAELAGGASRQTTRFVARTGTGERALVLRRDLAGAAGAAEMNREAEAMAAAAKVGVPVPEIVDSGADLLGTPFIVMGYVEGESIPRRLLREETFAAIRPTMAHELGRLAARIHTMSLAEAPSLQRPDPLAMLRQLSERYDEPRPTVELALHWLQTNRSPATVDTVVHGDLRNGNILVGPDGIRGVLDWELVHRGDPVEDLGWLCVKAWRFGSAEAVGGFGSRQQLLDGYASVAGWRPTEAQLHWWEVYGHLHWVLLCRLQAAIHLHGKRDSLEHAVIGRRVCEAEFDLLLSLGLAEPVAQVDPLDGVEELATLTRAATPHDAPDADHLLAVVQRFLSEGSPTHTDGPQRFLARVAANAIRIARRELLLQQGQGEEHRRRLNSLGFADDAAFATAIRAAAIDPLGGEAVAAIRAAVLEKLLVANPRYSSQPG
- a CDS encoding SDR family NAD(P)-dependent oxidoreductase gives rise to the protein MTATTDLTGQVAVVTGASSGLGRHFAVVLADAGATVVAAARRLDRLEELAASHTGIVAQQCDVTNSADCAALIQRATELGGVDILVNNAGWADPQPALEQPVESFRKTLDIDLTATFELSAAAARSMIPRGGGSIVNIASVLGLVAAAPITQAAYCAAKGGVISLTRQLACEWAAQGVRVNAIAPGWFPSELTDEMLATESSRRWIERNTPMGRPGRPAELSGPLLLLAGPAGAFITGQTLAVDGGWTAR
- a CDS encoding SDR family NAD(P)-dependent oxidoreductase; protein product: MQLAGSSAIVTGGGSGLGEATCRILAGNGLQVTVLDLDVKGGTRVAGEIGGQFVAADVTSPEQVIDAVDAAVERAPLRVVVNCAGVPSLARTVGRDGNYASAHDLDAFRRVVEINLIGTFNVVRLAATAMSHNEPNADGERGVVINTTSVAAFEGQVGQVAYSASKGGIVGLTLPLARDLAVVGVRVNTIAPGLIETPIYGSGAEAEAFKSGLAKDVVFPKRLGRPEEFGRLAWEMISNGYLNGEVIRLDAGVRLPPK
- a CDS encoding acetyl-CoA C-acyltransferase, with protein sequence MADAVIVDAVRTAAGKRNGSLSGWHPAELVAQTLVALQESTGIDPAIVDDVMMGCVTQIGPQSTNIARTSVLAAGWPETVPATTIDRQCGSSQQAIHFAAQSVMAGVNDVVVAAGVECMSTVPMFSNAPGGDIREVYGPAAQARYSDRSAYGYSGLVPQGISAELIADRWGLTREELDAYGLQSQRRAATARDEGRFAREIIPVVRKHRDLETGEIKVLDGLLGEDECIRATSAEALAALKPSFIPEGRVTAGNASQIVDGAAAVLIMSAQRARDLGLRPRAVIRQMTVVGADPVEMLSAPIPATRRCLQRAGLSVEEIDLFEVNEAFAPVVLAWQRELGADPAKVNVNGGGISLGHPLGASGAKLMVTLLHELERTGGRFGLQTMCEGGGMANATLIEVLT
- a CDS encoding enoyl-CoA hydratase/isomerase family protein; amino-acid sequence: MSTDVSRDAVDVRRSGDVVTITLNRPAKRNAMTDEMWQRLELTLTELQNDTSARVVVLAGAGGAFCGGSDVTGLLDDLDALPERMRVSNRCVQAVHDLPIPTIALVDGVAAGSGVNLALACDFVLATDRAQFAQLFIRRGLSLDSGASWLLPRLVGDRRARQLALLGDALDAPTALAWGMVNEVVEPQHLATATAALVDRLCRCAPRAVAGTKALLNQAWEVPLAEALEAEITNQVTVINSPEAQASISAFRRKSDVSSTPDAKFSSEGDCNAVGR
- a CDS encoding crotonase/enoyl-CoA hydratase family protein, whose translation is MTATLSTSVDGLREERIGATVVFTLDRPKSRNAIDIALARRIEARLDAVEADVSVRAIVLAGSPPVFCAGADLTVINEGRISELSTERGGFAGLVKRERRLPLIAAVEGAALAGGCELVLAADLVVASETAIFGLPEVKRCLVAGAGGLFRLGRKMPLNIAMECVLTGDPISAKRAAAFGLVNVLSEPGDALAQAVALAEAISANAPIAVQESRAAVLATTYADDESAWVRSAQAMDRVLASEDVGEGVRAFLEKRPPQWSGR